GCGGGACGTTGTTGTTCTCGCCAGGCACAGAGTGGTCGACGAAGGCCAGCAGCGACCCGGCGGGGCGATCGGTGACGAGGTCCGGGTCGAACGGTTGGAGGTCGACCTCGAGGAGGTTGACGAACGCGCGGTTCTGTTGGTGTGAGATGTCCCCGCTGTAGAGGATACGGCGCTCGTCGATGCCCGCCGTCGCCGCGATGCGGCCGAGCGCGAGCGCGCTCGCCAGACAGTCCGGGTCCGGGTTGTTGTGGCAGACGATGGTTATCTCGTCGGCGTCGAGGAGTATCGACTGCAGGGCCTGAACGTCGCTCATCGTACGTCGGTTGTATCGGCAGCCTGAAATACTCTCCCCGGACAGCGCTGGCTCCCTGAACGGCTGCCTCCTCGACTGACGACGCTCACGCCGCGAAGCCGAAGTTTCTCGGGCCTGGCGAACGAACGGTGTGTATGAGCAACGAGCCTGCGGGCAAGGATACGTCGCTCCCGTGGTATCTGAAGGTCGTCATCCTCGTCTTGCTGCTGGTCGTGCTGTTCGTCATCGTCGTCGACATCATGCACTTCGCGAGCGCGTTCTGACGATGGCAGGTCGGGACGGGAACGCCCTCAGACCAGCAGCTGGATGTCAGCGTCGACCATCTCCTGGAAGGCGGTGGCCGCGCCGACGCCGACGGTGACGCCGTCGTAGAAGTCGTCCTCGTCGTATTCGAGCAGGTCGATGGTCATCTGACAGGCCTGCAGGTCGACCCCGGTGTCCAGCGACATCTGGATGAGCTCCTCGACGCTGGCGACGTCGTTATCCGCGATTCGCTTTCGCATCATACGCGAGGTCATCGCGTCCATCCCGGGCAGCGCCGCGATGGCGTTTGGCATCGGCATGTTGGGGTTGCCGACGGCGCTCAGCTGGAGGTCCGAGGAGTGCTCCTCGTGGAGTATCTCGAGCCCCCAGAACGTGTGGAAGACGGTCACGTCGTAGCCGAAGGCGGCCGCCGTGCTCGCGAGGATGAGCGGCGGGTAGGCCATATCGAGGGTCCCTTTCGTGGCGATGATGACCATCTTCTGTTGGTCGTCCGCGAGGTCGTCTCTGACCGCCGCGAGCTCCGACTCCAGCTCCTCGACTCTCGCCTCGAGCCGGGCGACGTCCGGCGTGGGGTCGCTCGCGGACGCGTCGTCGGTACTCATCTCAGTGCTCACCCTCCCAGCGACCGCACACGGTCAGCGAACGGCGCGCCGTCATCATGCCACCCTGGCGACGAAGTGTCGGAACACCGTCTCGCCGGCCTCGTCGCTCTCCTGCTGGTCGACCAGTTCCACGTTCGCTGTCGACTCGGCCCAGCCGCCGATGTCGCTCATGCTGCCTGGGTCCGTCGCCAGCACCTCGAGGGTCTCGCCCTCGGCGATACCGTCGACGGCTTGCTTGGTCTTGATGACCGGCATCGGGCAGTTCTCGCCGCGCACGTCCAGCGTTTCGGTGACGTCGATATCTGAATTCATCGTCATTCCTCGCCCGGTAGTATTGCCCCGGATCGTAAAAACCCTGCGATAGTCTTGTTTAGTAGTTCCAATATAGATGTCCAGTTACCTATGAGAAACGGCTTATTAGTCCGTTTTTCGGGTTTTGTCCGAGTACATCCAAAGTCTTATTTTGAAGAGTGTACAAGACTCGTCCAGATGTACGAGACAGTTTCAACGGATTCAGTCGACCACGCGAGACAGGAGCCGGCTGCCAAGTCGGAGGTGCAGCGACACAGATGACGGCGCTCGCACAGCTCGCGTTCGCACCGGAGCTGTTCCCGAACGGCGTCGCCCAGTATCTCATCGGCGGGTTCTTCGTCGGGTTCGGGATCAGCGTCATCTACCTGGGCACCGGCATCATCGCCGGGAACAGCACGTTCCTCGAGACGTCGCTCTCCTACGTCTCGAAACTCCCGCGGTTCAACATCCCGCGGTTCGTCGAGTCCCGTGACTGGCGCGTCCTGTTCACCGCGAGCATCATTCTCGGCGCCGTCGCCTACAAAGCCATCTTCGACCCGTCCATCTTCGTCACCGAAGTGCAGTGGTGGCGTCTCCTGGGCGGCGGTGTCCTCGTCGGAATAGGGACGCGAATCGGGAAGGGCTGTACCGCGGGCCACGGCGTCTGTGGCGTCGGGTCCGTCTCCCGGACCTCGCTAGTCAACGTCGCGCTGTTCGTCGGGACGGCCATCGTCGTCGCACTCGGTGTCGCAGCGATGGGGGTGACGCCCTGATGAGCGACGGTGGCCGCGGTCCGTACTTCACGTTGCTCATCGTCGCCGGCGGACTCATCGAAGGCTTCGGCCTGGCATACAGCGGGATGGCCCGACCCGAGGTCGTCCTCGACTTCCTCCAGCTCGAGGATTTCGGCCTGTTGCTCGTGATGGGGGTCGCCTCCATCACGGCAGGCCTGACCTTCTGGGGTGCGACGACGTTCGGTGACCGGGCTCCGCTCACCGGGAAGTCCTACACTCGCCGTGTCAAGTCGATGGACCGGAACGTCGCCGTCGGCGGCGTCGTCTTCGGCGTCGGCTGGGGTCTCTCCGGTATCTGTCCGGGCGCCGGCTACGCCAGTAT
This DNA window, taken from Haloarcula ordinaria, encodes the following:
- a CDS encoding DsrE/DsrF/DrsH-like family protein, producing the protein MSTDDASASDPTPDVARLEARVEELESELAAVRDDLADDQQKMVIIATKGTLDMAYPPLILASTAAAFGYDVTVFHTFWGLEILHEEHSSDLQLSAVGNPNMPMPNAIAALPGMDAMTSRMMRKRIADNDVASVEELIQMSLDTGVDLQACQMTIDLLEYDEDDFYDGVTVGVGAATAFQEMVDADIQLLV
- a CDS encoding sulfurtransferase TusA family protein — protein: MNSDIDVTETLDVRGENCPMPVIKTKQAVDGIAEGETLEVLATDPGSMSDIGGWAESTANVELVDQQESDEAGETVFRHFVARVA
- a CDS encoding YeeE/YedE family protein, whose product is MTALAQLAFAPELFPNGVAQYLIGGFFVGFGISVIYLGTGIIAGNSTFLETSLSYVSKLPRFNIPRFVESRDWRVLFTASIILGAVAYKAIFDPSIFVTEVQWWRLLGGGVLVGIGTRIGKGCTAGHGVCGVGSVSRTSLVNVALFVGTAIVVALGVAAMGVTP
- a CDS encoding DUF6691 family protein, whose product is MSDGGRGPYFTLLIVAGGLIEGFGLAYSGMARPEVVLDFLQLEDFGLLLVMGVASITAGLTFWGATTFGDRAPLTGKSYTRRVKSMDRNVAVGGVVFGVGWGLSGICPGAGYASIGVGNYQILWAMAGMFVGAYAQGYWRALRAPGDAGSVTAD